A section of the Centropristis striata isolate RG_2023a ecotype Rhode Island chromosome 7, C.striata_1.0, whole genome shotgun sequence genome encodes:
- the gstt1a gene encoding glutathione S-transferase theta-1a, with protein sequence MMELYLDLHSQPCRSVFLFAKAVGIPFEFKLVDLSAGHQYSEEFGKLSVMRKVPVMKDGSFVLTESTAILEYLVQKHSSSVADHWYPADLQQRARVNEYLSWQHMNLRAHGSKVFLLKALFPIMMGSEAPKEKMDSAIEDLNQSTQMLEEKFLQNKPFILGDKISLADLVAIVEIMQPVGTGVDVFEGRPKLVAWRDRVKKALGEKLFDEAHDAIMKVSSLPQKIQSSDVEMMKPKWRKIFS encoded by the exons ATGATGGAGCTCTATCTGGATCTGCACTCCCAGCCCTGCCGCTCCGTCTTCCTGTTTGCCAAAGCTGTCGGGATTCCCTTTGAGTTCAAGCTGGTGGACCTCTCTGCAG gGCATCAGTACAGCGAGGAGTTTGGAAAACTCAGCGTCATGAGGAAGGTTCCTGTCATGAAGGATGGAAGCTTCGTTCTGACAGAAAG CACTGCGATCCTGGAGTACCTGGTGCAGAAGCACTCGTCGTCAGTGGCAGATCACTGGTATCCTGCCGACCTGCAGCAGCGAGCTCGTGTTAATGAGTACCTGTCCTGGCAGCACATGAACCTCAGAGCTCACGGGTCCAAGGTCTTCCTGCTCAAG GCTCTGTTCCCAATCATGATGGGCTCTGAGGCCCCGAAGGAGAAGATGGACTCTGCTATCGAGGATCTGAATCAGTCGACCCAAATGCTGGAGGAGAAATTTCTGCAGAACAAACCTTTCATCCTGGGCGACAAAATCTCTCTGGCTGATCTGGTGGCTATAGTTGAGATCATGCAG CCCGTCGGGACCGGCGTGGATGTGTTCGAAGGCCGGCCGAAGCTGGTGGCCTGGAGGGATCGGGTGAAGAAGGCGCTCGGCGAGAAGCTGTTTGACGAAGCTCACGATGCGATCATGAAGGTGAGCAGCCTGCCGCAGAAGATACAGAGCTCCGATGTGGAGATGATGAAACCAAAGTGGAGGAAGATTTTCAGCTGA